One genomic window of Paenibacillus xylanilyticus includes the following:
- a CDS encoding secondary thiamine-phosphate synthase enzyme YjbQ, whose protein sequence is MLYTKKISTSRRDEIKDITREVEQVVRNSGVQNGTVLVYCPHTTAGIAINENADPDVKHDVLLRLDEVYPWEHPQYRHAEGNTASHLKSITTGPSQTVIIHEGRLLLGRWQGIYFSEFDGPREREYFIKIMEG, encoded by the coding sequence ATGTTATATACGAAAAAAATATCAACCTCCAGACGGGATGAAATCAAGGATATCACAAGAGAAGTAGAGCAGGTTGTCCGCAATAGCGGTGTACAAAACGGAACTGTCCTTGTCTATTGTCCCCATACGACAGCAGGTATCGCCATTAATGAAAATGCCGACCCGGATGTTAAACATGATGTGCTGCTTCGTCTAGACGAAGTGTATCCTTGGGAACATCCCCAATATCGACATGCTGAGGGGAATACCGCTTCCCACCTGAAATCAATCACAACCGGTCCATCTCAAACGGTGATTATTCATGAAGGCCGATTATTACTCGGCAGATGGCAGGGGATTTATTTCAGCGAATTCGATGGCCCTCGTGAGCGGGAATATTTTATCAAGATCATGGAAGGCTAA
- a CDS encoding sulfate ABC transporter permease subunit: protein MRRLLIGLTFAVFIVLLIIPLGRILIGAFEDGAGGFLDGLMRPEALHALMMTGLVVLVVTLLNTLFGIMMAIYLVRAGWLSDRIKGLLNSIVDLPYAVSPVIGGLMIVLLLGPNSIMGGFFEGIGFNVVYAFPGMVIATLFVTFPLMVREVMPVLQELGSQQEEAASTLGAYGWRTFWSVTWPSIRWAVVYGLVLTVARSLGEFGAVLVVSGNIMNKTQTATTLVYQDVENFNVSAANGVALVLVTFSVGLLLMMEWAKKRKEVH, encoded by the coding sequence ATGAGACGGCTATTAATTGGACTTACGTTTGCAGTATTTATTGTGCTTCTGATTATTCCTTTGGGACGCATATTGATCGGAGCATTTGAAGATGGTGCAGGAGGCTTTCTGGATGGGCTGATGCGCCCTGAGGCGCTGCATGCCTTGATGATGACCGGACTTGTGGTGCTGGTAGTCACGCTGTTAAATACATTGTTTGGCATTATGATGGCCATTTACCTGGTTCGTGCCGGATGGCTTAGTGATCGCATCAAAGGATTGTTAAACAGCATTGTCGACCTGCCTTATGCGGTGTCCCCCGTCATTGGCGGGTTAATGATTGTATTGCTGCTCGGGCCGAACAGCATTATGGGTGGCTTTTTTGAAGGAATCGGCTTCAATGTAGTGTACGCCTTCCCTGGAATGGTCATTGCAACGCTGTTTGTCACATTCCCGCTGATGGTCAGGGAGGTTATGCCGGTCCTGCAGGAGCTCGGTTCGCAGCAGGAAGAGGCAGCTTCAACGCTTGGCGCGTATGGGTGGAGAACGTTCTGGAGTGTCACCTGGCCTTCCATCCGCTGGGCTGTCGTATACGGGCTTGTACTTACCGTTGCACGATCGCTTGGAGAATTCGGCGCAGTGCTGGTGGTATCGGGCAATATTATGAACAAAACACAGACGGCAACAACGCTTGTTTATCAGGATGTTGAGAATTTTAATGTCTCTGCTGCAAATGGTGTGGCATTGGTACTGGTTACCTTTTCCGTTGGGCTGCTGCTCATGATGGAATGGGCCAAGAAGCGAAAGGAAGTGCATTGA
- a CDS encoding glucose-6-phosphate isomerase, with protein sequence MAKKVKFDYSTALQFVNQHEVDYFAEPIRLAHEQLHNGTGTGSDYLGWIDLPTAYDKEEFSRIQKAAAKIQSDSEVLIVIGIGGSYLGARAAIEMLTHSFYNNLPKDKRKTPEIYFAGNNISSTYVTHLLDLVEGKDFSVNVISKSGTTTEPAIAFRIFRAALEKKYGKEEARKRIYATTDKERGALKKLANEEGYESFVIPDDVGGRYSVLTAVGLLPIATAGINIEEMMQGAADASKEYSNPNVAENEAYQYAAVRNALYRKGKGTEILVNYEPSLHFVSEWWKQLYGESEGKDYKGIYPASVDFSTDLHSMGQFIQEGSRNIFETVIQVAEVSEHISIEADPDDLDGLNFLEGKTMDFVNKKAFQGTLLAHTDGQVPNLIVNIPDMSPYSFGYLVYFFEKACGISGYLLGVNPFDQPGVEAYKKNMFALLGKPGFEEEKAALEARLSE encoded by the coding sequence ATGGCAAAAAAAGTGAAGTTTGATTACAGCACTGCCTTGCAATTTGTAAACCAGCATGAAGTGGACTATTTCGCTGAACCGATTCGTCTGGCTCACGAGCAGCTCCACAACGGAACGGGAACCGGATCCGATTACCTGGGCTGGATTGACCTGCCAACCGCTTATGACAAGGAAGAATTCTCCCGCATTCAAAAAGCGGCTGCCAAAATCCAAAGTGATTCCGAAGTGCTGATCGTTATCGGTATCGGTGGTTCATACCTGGGGGCACGCGCAGCGATTGAAATGCTGACACACTCTTTCTATAACAACCTGCCAAAAGATAAACGCAAAACGCCTGAAATCTATTTCGCAGGTAACAATATCAGTTCCACCTATGTAACTCACTTGCTGGATCTGGTTGAAGGCAAAGACTTCTCCGTGAATGTTATCTCCAAATCCGGTACGACAACCGAGCCAGCCATTGCTTTCCGTATCTTCCGCGCTGCACTGGAGAAAAAATACGGTAAAGAAGAAGCTCGCAAACGTATCTATGCGACAACAGACAAAGAGCGCGGCGCACTGAAAAAACTGGCGAACGAAGAAGGTTACGAGTCTTTCGTTATTCCGGATGATGTAGGTGGACGTTACTCGGTACTGACAGCAGTAGGCTTGCTGCCGATTGCTACAGCTGGCATTAACATCGAAGAAATGATGCAAGGTGCAGCTGACGCATCCAAAGAATACAGCAACCCGAATGTAGCTGAGAATGAAGCATATCAATATGCTGCTGTTCGTAACGCATTGTACCGCAAAGGTAAAGGAACAGAAATCCTCGTTAACTACGAGCCATCCCTGCACTTTGTATCCGAGTGGTGGAAACAGCTTTACGGAGAGAGTGAAGGTAAAGATTACAAAGGAATCTATCCTGCATCTGTTGATTTCTCCACGGACTTGCACTCCATGGGTCAATTCATCCAGGAAGGAAGCCGGAACATTTTCGAAACCGTCATTCAGGTAGCTGAAGTATCCGAGCATATTTCGATCGAAGCCGATCCGGATGACCTCGATGGTCTGAACTTCCTGGAAGGCAAAACAATGGACTTCGTCAACAAAAAAGCGTTCCAAGGTACGCTGCTTGCACATACAGATGGCCAAGTTCCAAACCTGATTGTGAATATTCCGGATATGTCTCCATATTCTTTCGGATATCTGGTATACTTCTTTGAAAAAGCATGCGGCATCAGCGGATATCTGCTGGGCGTCAACCCGTTTGACCAACCAGGAGTAGAAGCTTACAAGAAAAATATGTTCGCATTGCTGGGCAAACCAGGCTTTGAAGAAGAGAAAGCTGCGCTTGAAGCGAGACTTTCCGAATAA
- a CDS encoding YigZ family protein: MLERYRTVRGPGNLEIVIKKSRFIGHIMPVTTEEEAVSFIDEIKKKHWNATHNCSAYMIGERDEIQKQSDDGEPSGTAGKPILEVIKNQQLKNVAIVVTRYFGGIMLGAGGLIRAYTDGAVAAIEAGEAITKVLHREVFVELDYTWLGKVENELRSREVRTGETGFTDKVTLTCLPPDSETEAFIAWITDLTQGQSRITEGQRLYFIEGE; the protein is encoded by the coding sequence ATGCTTGAACGTTACCGCACGGTTCGAGGACCGGGCAATCTGGAAATTGTCATCAAGAAGTCGCGTTTCATCGGTCACATTATGCCAGTTACAACGGAAGAAGAAGCAGTTTCTTTTATTGATGAAATCAAGAAGAAACACTGGAATGCCACTCATAACTGCTCCGCCTACATGATAGGGGAAAGAGATGAGATCCAGAAGCAATCCGATGACGGGGAACCAAGCGGAACTGCTGGGAAACCCATTCTTGAAGTCATCAAAAATCAGCAACTGAAAAATGTGGCTATTGTGGTTACACGGTATTTTGGGGGAATCATGCTTGGAGCTGGCGGTTTAATCCGTGCATATACGGATGGCGCTGTAGCGGCTATTGAAGCTGGAGAGGCCATAACCAAAGTGCTTCATCGTGAAGTGTTTGTGGAACTGGATTATACGTGGCTGGGAAAAGTGGAAAATGAATTAAGAAGCCGGGAAGTCCGTACGGGTGAAACTGGATTCACCGATAAGGTTACGTTGACTTGTCTTCCGCCGGATAGTGAAACCGAGGCATTCATCGCCTGGATCACGGATTTGACGCAAGGGCAATCCCGGATCACGGAGGGACAGCGGCTTTATTTTATTGAAGGGGAATAA
- a CDS encoding sulfate ABC transporter substrate-binding protein, whose translation MKKKRTPLYAALMLLLVCMTVGCSNQEAEGEQNGPSAAEQSNTLVIGAYSVAKDAVGELLPKFKEEWKAKTGQTVNFQESYEASGTQARAIVGGFEADVALLAMESDIDKLVKADLVTSDWKQTPNDGMITRSIVVLGTRDGNPLGIRDFEDLTKPGVKVLYPNPKTSGGAQWDINAIYGAGLKMSEEKGQKDPAAAKAFLEKVHENVESLDKSGRSSMAAFEYGVGDVIVTYENELLARIAQGVKYDIVVPKNTILIENPAVVVDKYADKHGNRELAEAFVDYLRTPEAQRIFAKHGFRSVDPKVFAETESSFPTPEGLFDINYLGGWDEVRSTLYSKRGVWYQVLAGL comes from the coding sequence ATGAAGAAGAAAAGAACCCCCTTATACGCCGCCCTTATGCTTCTGCTCGTCTGCATGACCGTAGGCTGCAGCAATCAGGAAGCGGAAGGCGAACAGAACGGACCCTCTGCGGCTGAACAATCCAATACACTTGTCATTGGTGCATACAGTGTAGCCAAGGATGCTGTCGGAGAGCTGCTGCCCAAGTTCAAGGAGGAATGGAAAGCAAAAACCGGACAGACGGTCAATTTCCAGGAGTCCTATGAAGCTTCAGGTACCCAAGCAAGAGCCATTGTTGGCGGATTCGAGGCTGATGTGGCATTGCTCGCCATGGAAAGTGACATCGATAAACTGGTCAAAGCCGACCTCGTGACCTCCGATTGGAAACAAACGCCGAATGATGGCATGATTACACGTTCCATTGTTGTTCTTGGAACAAGGGATGGCAACCCGCTTGGAATTCGTGATTTTGAGGATTTGACCAAGCCGGGCGTCAAGGTGCTGTACCCCAATCCCAAAACGTCAGGCGGAGCCCAGTGGGATATCAATGCAATCTACGGAGCTGGGCTGAAGATGTCGGAAGAAAAGGGCCAGAAGGACCCTGCCGCTGCCAAAGCATTTCTGGAGAAGGTACATGAAAATGTCGAATCGCTGGATAAAAGCGGCCGATCTTCCATGGCAGCCTTTGAATATGGCGTCGGCGATGTCATCGTGACGTATGAGAATGAATTGCTTGCCCGTATTGCCCAGGGTGTTAAGTACGATATCGTTGTACCGAAGAATACAATCCTGATTGAAAATCCGGCCGTTGTGGTAGATAAATATGCGGATAAACATGGGAATAGGGAGTTGGCAGAGGCGTTTGTGGACTACCTGCGAACTCCGGAGGCTCAGCGCATATTTGCCAAGCATGGTTTTCGTTCGGTAGATCCGAAAGTATTTGCCGAGACGGAATCCTCGTTTCCAACACCTGAAGGACTGTTTGATATCAACTACCTTGGTGGCTGGGACGAAGTGCGCAGTACGCTATATTCCAAACGCGGAGTCTGGTATCAGGTGCTAGCGGGACTATAA
- the cysT gene encoding sulfate ABC transporter permease subunit CysT — MNTVLRHKGWTWGFRSTVLLYFIVLIVLPIIGVYVNSFSEGWSNFAESIMDPIAWKAVLLTVRLAVIATLINVVIGTMIAWVLTRYRFFGRSFLNSLVDLPFALPTAVGGLMIMLLLGPVSAVGKLAETIGIEIVFHQPAIVIAMTFVTFPFVIRAVQPLLEEIDPSEEEASYTMGASKARTFRQVILPSMAPGMISGGMLAFSRALAEFGAVVLVAGNIPGRTLTASVFIYGEIESDNPTGAAAVSVLLLTLSFLILWLINLVQMRGRRR, encoded by the coding sequence ATGAATACCGTTCTTCGTCACAAGGGATGGACTTGGGGATTCCGCAGTACTGTATTGCTATATTTTATTGTACTCATCGTGCTTCCAATTATCGGTGTGTACGTCAATTCCTTCTCTGAAGGATGGAGCAATTTTGCCGAGAGCATCATGGATCCAATCGCGTGGAAAGCTGTATTGCTGACCGTTCGACTGGCTGTTATCGCCACACTGATTAACGTGGTAATTGGCACCATGATTGCCTGGGTGCTCACGCGTTATCGTTTCTTTGGGAGATCGTTTCTCAACAGTCTCGTAGATCTGCCCTTTGCACTTCCTACTGCAGTTGGCGGATTAATGATTATGCTGCTGCTTGGACCGGTCAGTGCTGTAGGCAAGCTGGCTGAAACCATAGGAATTGAAATTGTGTTTCATCAGCCTGCGATCGTCATTGCGATGACCTTTGTTACGTTTCCATTCGTGATTCGTGCGGTGCAGCCGCTGCTGGAGGAGATCGACCCTTCGGAGGAAGAGGCTTCCTATACCATGGGTGCATCGAAGGCGCGTACGTTCAGGCAGGTCATTCTGCCTTCTATGGCTCCAGGCATGATTAGCGGTGGTATGCTTGCTTTCTCCAGAGCACTTGCAGAGTTTGGAGCAGTTGTGCTGGTGGCGGGCAACATCCCGGGCAGAACGCTGACGGCTTCCGTATTTATCTACGGCGAGATTGAAAGTGACAATCCTACGGGTGCAGCTGCTGTATCCGTGCTGCTCCTCACGCTTTCTTTCCTGATCCTCTGGCTGATTAATCTGGTGCAGATGCGGGGGAGAAGACGATGA
- a CDS encoding TetR/AcrR family transcriptional regulator, whose product MARRAVEQELSRERILEAARHLFITKGYRAISMRSIGQHLGYSHGSLYYHFKEKAELFYAIVVEDFNHLGHLLLQAMVRPVVGGMSKVEHIMLEFIRFGLENPYQYEIMFMIRDEELLSYCRTEQGRCFELFASIVRQYMNEEGCTDEDIQCVPRTLFLSMHGFISYYIQDRVTFAEIESSALSHVKVLCRNL is encoded by the coding sequence ATGGCTAGAAGAGCAGTCGAACAAGAGTTGTCGAGGGAGCGGATCCTGGAGGCGGCGAGACATCTTTTTATTACCAAAGGATACCGCGCCATTTCGATGCGAAGCATCGGCCAGCATCTGGGCTATAGTCATGGGTCGCTGTATTATCATTTCAAGGAAAAGGCAGAATTGTTCTATGCCATTGTGGTAGAAGATTTCAATCATCTGGGACATTTGCTGCTGCAAGCCATGGTCAGGCCAGTCGTGGGCGGTATGAGCAAGGTAGAGCATATCATGTTGGAATTCATTCGTTTTGGTCTGGAGAATCCGTATCAATACGAGATTATGTTCATGATTCGGGATGAGGAGCTGTTATCCTATTGTCGTACGGAGCAGGGAAGATGCTTCGAATTATTTGCTTCCATTGTCAGGCAGTACATGAACGAGGAAGGCTGTACGGATGAAGATATCCAATGTGTGCCGCGCACACTGTTTTTGTCCATGCACGGATTTATATCGTATTATATTCAGGATCGTGTAACGTTTGCTGAGATTGAATCGTCGGCATTGTCTCATGTCAAAGTACTATGCCGCAATCTATAA
- a CDS encoding sulfate/molybdate ABC transporter ATP-binding protein: MHVEVRDLNKHFGQFHAVKDVSFDIAKGHLIGLLGPSGGGKTSILRMLAGLENPDSGEIRFHGKVVNHLPPQERGIGFVFQNYALFKHMTVFDNIAFGLKVKKTPKAQIRDRVMELVELTGLKGFEQRYPHQLSGGQRQRVAFARALAPEPQLLLLDEPFAAIDAKIRQELRSWLRELIERVGITSIFVTHDQDEAIEVADEIMIISQGRLEQKGTPWDIYKNPQTPFVATFIGESTVVEDASQLKGFEHAVQGDHTRALIRPEYIEIGLKNEFSMLSATEKGTVKHLHFRGSEWMVEVEVQGHKLITYRSLEKTTLEIGQQIRVLVHRAYLFNDTDSWVVENRLKEDPMPVMI, from the coding sequence ATGCATGTGGAAGTTCGTGATCTGAACAAACATTTCGGTCAATTTCATGCGGTAAAAGATGTCTCGTTCGATATTGCCAAAGGCCATCTGATCGGTCTGCTAGGGCCCAGTGGAGGAGGCAAAACGTCTATTTTGCGCATGCTCGCCGGTCTGGAAAACCCGGACTCAGGAGAGATTCGCTTTCACGGCAAGGTTGTGAATCATCTGCCTCCGCAGGAGCGGGGAATCGGGTTTGTTTTTCAGAACTATGCCTTGTTCAAACACATGACAGTTTTTGATAATATCGCTTTTGGACTTAAGGTCAAAAAGACACCCAAAGCCCAGATTCGCGATCGGGTCATGGAACTTGTTGAGCTGACCGGGCTAAAAGGTTTTGAACAGCGCTATCCGCATCAACTGTCCGGTGGACAGCGTCAGCGTGTCGCATTTGCCAGAGCTTTGGCTCCTGAGCCGCAGCTGCTGCTGCTGGATGAGCCTTTTGCCGCCATCGATGCCAAGATTCGCCAAGAGCTGCGTTCATGGTTGAGAGAGCTGATTGAGCGTGTCGGCATTACCTCGATATTTGTAACACATGACCAGGATGAAGCGATCGAAGTTGCAGATGAGATCATGATTATCAGCCAAGGTCGTTTAGAGCAAAAAGGAACACCGTGGGATATCTACAAAAATCCGCAGACTCCATTTGTGGCAACCTTTATTGGTGAATCCACCGTTGTAGAGGATGCCTCGCAGCTTAAAGGATTTGAACATGCAGTACAAGGAGATCACACGCGTGCCTTAATCAGGCCTGAGTACATCGAGATTGGTCTGAAAAACGAATTCTCCATGCTGTCAGCTACCGAAAAGGGTACAGTGAAGCATCTTCACTTCCGTGGTAGTGAGTGGATGGTGGAAGTCGAGGTACAGGGCCACAAACTGATCACATATCGTTCACTTGAGAAAACGACACTGGAGATTGGTCAACAGATTCGGGTGCTTGTACACCGCGCTTATCTGTTTAATGACACGGATAGCTGGGTTGTCGAGAATCGCCTGAAGGAAGATCCAATGCCGGTCATGATCTAA
- a CDS encoding ABC transporter substrate-binding protein: protein MKSKKMWLSLMLVLVVAIMSACGSSGDGANTSSNNEGSTASTDNGQPKDGGSIIIAVQDDPKVMNPIYAGDRVTLTIDQSLYAPLFNVNDGKKTYVLAESDSFSEDHLTYTLKLKDGLKWHDGQPLTADDIVFTMDSILDEKQHSSSRSQYVFNGKPVKVTKVDDLTVEFQLPEVSAAFEGALVSFSPIPKHIFEGEADIEKSDKNNNPIGSGPFKFKEYRPGEYVTLERFDDYFAGKAHLDSVTYRVAKDPNAANLALQNGEIQMRMVDTQDYNKLNDTGKFNMLTYPEGRLQYMVFNLNVPSMQKKEVRQAIAYALDKNELITASYSSADFAEPAASILTPDTLYQTDDVEKYDYNLEKAKQLLADAGVSNLKLRLAYTNTNKPQTSQALYIQQKLKDVGIEVELLPMDGTAYGNRTLDMNNTDFELSFGGYIMGYEPDAYKSLFLSDAAYNYSHYKNADFDKLWSDAAVEIDEAKRGELYKQIQQTVANEMTVYPIAYTKAVVAVDNTYGGVEDANPKPVVMLEDLSKIYKK from the coding sequence ATGAAATCTAAAAAAATGTGGCTGTCATTGATGCTGGTTCTGGTTGTTGCAATCATGAGTGCATGCGGCAGCAGTGGTGATGGAGCAAATACTTCTTCTAATAACGAGGGAAGTACTGCTTCTACGGATAATGGACAGCCGAAAGATGGCGGAAGCATTATTATTGCAGTACAGGATGATCCCAAAGTGATGAATCCGATCTACGCGGGAGACCGTGTCACGTTGACGATTGATCAGTCCTTATATGCTCCACTATTTAACGTGAATGATGGCAAAAAAACATATGTGCTCGCCGAAAGCGACAGCTTCTCGGAAGATCACCTGACGTATACATTGAAGCTTAAGGATGGACTGAAATGGCATGACGGACAACCGCTGACGGCGGATGATATCGTGTTTACCATGGACAGCATTCTCGATGAGAAACAGCATAGCTCTTCCCGCAGCCAATATGTTTTCAATGGCAAACCGGTGAAAGTTACGAAAGTGGACGATCTCACCGTGGAATTCCAACTGCCGGAAGTATCAGCAGCTTTTGAAGGCGCGTTGGTTTCCTTCTCCCCAATCCCGAAACACATTTTTGAAGGCGAAGCGGATATTGAGAAAAGCGACAAAAACAACAACCCAATCGGTTCCGGTCCGTTCAAATTCAAGGAATACCGCCCAGGTGAATATGTGACACTGGAACGTTTTGACGATTACTTTGCAGGCAAAGCTCACTTGGATAGCGTGACGTACCGTGTAGCCAAAGACCCGAATGCAGCGAACCTGGCTCTGCAAAATGGCGAGATTCAAATGCGTATGGTCGATACACAGGATTACAACAAATTGAATGATACAGGCAAATTCAACATGCTGACTTATCCGGAAGGCCGCCTGCAGTACATGGTGTTTAACCTGAACGTACCTTCCATGCAAAAGAAAGAAGTGCGTCAAGCGATTGCCTATGCTTTGGATAAAAATGAATTGATCACAGCTTCGTATTCCTCGGCTGATTTTGCTGAACCGGCTGCGTCCATTCTGACACCCGACACGCTGTATCAAACCGACGATGTGGAGAAGTATGACTACAACCTCGAGAAAGCCAAGCAGCTGCTGGCCGATGCAGGCGTAAGCAATCTGAAATTGCGCCTGGCTTACACAAACACAAATAAACCACAAACAAGCCAAGCCTTGTACATTCAGCAAAAGCTGAAAGATGTGGGTATTGAAGTGGAATTGCTGCCGATGGACGGAACAGCTTATGGTAACCGTACGTTGGATATGAACAATACAGACTTTGAACTGTCCTTTGGCGGATACATCATGGGTTATGAGCCGGATGCTTACAAATCCCTCTTCCTGAGCGATGCAGCATATAACTACTCCCACTACAAAAACGCTGATTTCGACAAGCTGTGGAGTGATGCAGCGGTTGAGATTGATGAAGCAAAACGTGGAGAGCTGTACAAACAAATTCAACAAACCGTAGCAAACGAAATGACCGTATATCCAATTGCATACACAAAAGCAGTGGTAGCAGTGGACAACACGTACGGCGGTGTTGAGGATGCCAA